The following coding sequences are from one Portunus trituberculatus isolate SZX2019 chromosome 32, ASM1759143v1, whole genome shotgun sequence window:
- the LOC123511949 gene encoding probable glutamate receptor — MHLIIETLLCLLLSAELVWMNTNIYPSGNKDWFHRTAGALEAVLSQTSNNDMTLVALTDGRIPHRSIERMLQALVSRGVCVFQAEMDGEITNATHARLSHTIEKARQIRVRSLSVTMAVVSQNPAFLAAFAELSLTGRLQMWSTRVIIHTSLPLRVLTGMHKLLSTRNCMLLLANELYVYTKKLTTHFLCTVLDQKFLIHRKKKSHVNIYAQLPYTAEDSLPLTVAAWNPLKGLTLVSYLSLFPEKYHRLVNNGTLLSSYYLVTEMDRDSIEWSLPLCEALLSFRFPTAPHLTVTVELLPHHTFSWTEDVAAPGGRRLVFTGTMDKTVRYFSKAMNFTYTYARSPEKTFGTRLPDGYWTGMMGMVVREEADFGTGPFILNKARYDAADVTSTIWMDNMRIVSGMGSPEVDPWGFLFPLRPMVWMALITTFFGIMAVTELLSLFNLNVHATTNAFSVVRILLQQDEYTCNKRWVWERLVLGLWMLTTLVLTKSYAGNLMSLLAVKYVPQPFQTLRDVLDNNEIISIWQRYSSNEQFIREVQSGIYYEVAMLEKEDRLKFRTQGEFPESLRTLVRPGHHILVDAGVTVRNLIAQQFSLTGRCDYFRSKQGFLPFSAVVATQRNNPLVISLDKRVHELMESGIFRYWFRTAIPNSSTCDNPPRRFLETTPLAATNLWGMFVVLAGGLAMGIISLCVELFAGALPQH, encoded by the exons ATGCACCTGATCATCGAAACTCTGCTGTGCCTCCTTCTGTCCGCTGAGCTGGTGTGGATGAACACCAACATATATCCTTCAGGCA ACAAGGACTGGTTCCACCGCACTGCCGGAGCTTTGGAGGCCGTGTTATCGCAGACCTCCAACAACGATATGACCTTGGTGGCACTCACGGACGGACGAATACCGCATCGCAGCATCGAG CGTATGCTACAAGCGCTAGTATCGAGAGGTGTGTGCGTCTTCCAAGCCGAAATGGACGGTGAGATTACAAACGCGACGCACGCAAGGCTATCACACACCATCGAGAAGGCCAGGCAG ATACGCGTGAGGTCACTGTCAGTCACTATGGCGGTGGTGAGCCAAAATCCTGCCTTCCTCGCTGCCTTCGCCGAGCTATCACTCACGGGCCGCCTACAGATGTGGTCCACGAGGGTCATCATCCACACCAGTCTGCCTCTCAGAGTGTTGACCGGCATGCACAAACTCCTCTCCACCAGAAACTGCATGTTACTCCTTGCTAATGAGCTGTACGTATATACTAAAAAACTTACCACTCATTTTCTTTGTACAGTACTGGATCAAAAGTTCTTAATTcatcgaaaaaaaaa ATCCCACGTGAACATCTATGCCCAGCTTCCCTACACTGCTGAGGACAGCCTGCCCTTGACGGTGGCCGCCTGGAATCCCCTTAAAGGCCTCACGCTTGTCTCttatctctcactcttccctgaAAAGTACCACAGGTTGGTAAACAACGGCACGCTTTTGTCAAGTTATTATCTGGTGACGGAGATGGACAGGGACAGTATTGAGTGGTCACTGCCTTTATGTGAAGCA CTTCTGAGTTTCAGATTCCCCACAGCCCCACACTTGACAGTCACGGTGGAACTCTTGCCTCACCACACCTTTTCCTGGACCGAAGACGTGGCTGCCCCGGGGGGAAGGCGACTCGTCTTCACGGGCACGATGGACAAGACCGTCAGATACTTCTCAAAAGCCATGAATTTCAC GTACACGTACGCTCGTTCCCCTGAGAAGACTTTCGGCACGCGATTGCCTGACGGGTACTGGACAGGCATGATGGGTATGGTAGTACGGGAG GAAGCAGACTTCGGCACTGGGCCTTTCATACTGAACAAAGCACGCTATGACGCGGCAGACGTCACCTCGACTATCTGGATGGACAATATGAGGATTGTGAGCGGCATGGGAAGCCCCGAGGTGGACCCGTGGGGCTTCCTGTTTCCCCTTAGGCCCATGGTGTGGATGGCTCTCATCACAACATTCTTCGGCATCATGGCTGTCACCGAACTGCTGTCTCTCTTCAACCTCAATGTTCATGCAACGACGAACGCCTTCAGTGTAGTGCGCATCCTCCTGCAGCAAG ATGAGTATACATGTAACAAAAGATGGGTTTGGGAGCGTCTGGTGCTGGGGCTGTGGATGCTGACCACGCTGGTGCTGACCAAGAGCTACGCGGGTAACCTCATGTCCCTGCTGGCGGTGAAGTATGTGCCGCAGCCCTTCCAAACATTGAGGGACGTGCTGGACAACAATGAAATCATATCCATTTGGCAAAGATACTCCTCAAATGAACAGTTCATTCGT GAGGTTCAATCTGGTATTTACTACGAGGTGGCAATGCTCGAAAAGGAGGATCGTCTTAAATTCCGCACTCAAGGGGAGTTCCCAGAGAGCCTGCGGACATTGGTGCGACCCGGACACCACATCCTGGTAGACGCGGGGGTCACCGTCAGGAACCTCATAGCGCAGCAGTTCTCCTTGACAG GCCGGTGTGATTACTTCCGGTCTAAACAAGGATTCTTGCCCTTCTCGGCAGTGGTGGCAACCCAGCGCAACAACCCTCTCGTGATCAGCCTCGATAAACG AGTACACGAGCTCATGGAGTCTGGCATCTTCCGTTACTGGTTCCGCACTGCCATTCCAAACTCCAGCACGTGTGACAACCCGCCAAGAAGGTTTCTGGAGACTACACCCCTTGCAGCCACGAACCTTTGG GGTATGTTTGTGGTGCTCGCTGGCGGGTTGGCAATGGGCATTATATCCTTGTGTGTGGAGCTCTTTGCTGGTGCTCTGCCTCAACACTGA
- the LOC123511950 gene encoding uncharacterized protein LOC123511950 yields MARPLHHTTLAERRSSIPSPKKMTEQRRPFQPTELADRARFVSMWVNGKSTRAIARETGTSASTVSRWIKRWKKEGNVDTRPRLGRPCCYKYLDTRDLELLQTFCCDLQQYFRF; encoded by the exons ATGGCTCGCCCActccaccacacaacactggcTGAGCGGCGAAGCTCCATCCCATCACCAAAAAA AATGACGGAACAGCGCCGCCCCTTTCAGCCTACCGAACTTGCTGATCGTGCCAGGTTCGTGTCAATGTGGGTGAACGGGAAGTCCACCAGAGCGATCGCCCGAGAGACCGGCACCAGCGCCTCCACCGTCAGTAGGTGGATcaaaaggtggaagaaagaggGCAATGTCGACACGCGTCCCCGCTTGGGCCGTCCGTGCTGTTACAAGTACTTGGACACGAGGGACTTAGAATTGCTCCAGACGTTTTGCTGTGACCTGCAGCAATATTTCCGCTTCTAG
- the LOC123511999 gene encoding proteasome subunit alpha type-2-like, with amino-acid sequence MATERYSFSLTTFSPSGKLVQIEYALAAVAAGAPAVGIKAKDGVVLATEKKHKSILVEEHSIIKVEVVTDHIGMVYSGMGPDYRLLVRQARRVAQQYYRTYLEPIPTTQLVQRLAAIMQEYTQSGGVRPFGVSLLICGWDTDRPYLFQCDPSGAYFPWKATAMGKNFINGKTFLEKRYNEDLELDDAVHTAILTLKESFEGQMSSDNIEIGICNAKGFRRLTPAEVQDYLANIA; translated from the exons ATGGCCACTGAACGCTACAGCTTCTCTCTCACAACCTTCAG CCCCTCCGGGAAGCTGGTTCAGATTGAGTATGCCTTAGCAGCGGTGGCAGCCGGTGCACCTGCAGTGGGCATCAAGGCCAAGGATGGTGTGGTGTTGGCCACGGAGAAGAAGCACAAGTCCATTCTGGTGGAGGAACACTCCATCATCAAAGTGGAGGTGGTGACAGACCACATAGGCATGGTGtacagtg GTATGGGTCCAGACTACCGGCTGCTGGTGCGTCAGGCCCGCCGTGTGGCTCAGCAGTACTACCGCACCTACCTGGAGCCCATCCCCACCACACAGCTCGTGCAGCGCCTGGCAGCCATCATGCAGGAGTACACACAGTCTGG TGGTGTGAGGCCGTTCGGAGTGAGTCTCCTGATCTGTGGCTGGGACACAGACAGACCGTATCTCTTCCAGTGTGACCCCTCAGGTGCTTATTTCCCATGGAAGGCCACAGCAATGGGAAAGAATTTCATCAATGGAAAAACCTTCCTAGAAAAAAG GTACAATGAAGATCTTGAACTTGATGATGCTGTTCACACTGCCATTCTGACCCTGAAGGAGAGCTTTGAGGGACAGATGAGCAGTGACAACATTGAGATAGGCATCTGCAATGCCAAGGGATTCCGGCGCCTCACTCCCGCTGAGGTCCAGGACTACTTGGCTAATATTGCATAG
- the LOC123511948 gene encoding glutamate [NMDA] receptor subunit 1-like, with protein MRLSGGAEPSEEQVGVMVRQVVAHHLPTCHLMLMTTSPHSPVFAAIRRHMRSGVAVVVSSPDQHHHHIEEALFGDSALACRGLILHLHEGSNNDTDALRMLERTGLWKRPETKVLVVGGSARVKGVLLHSSLRNTVHGVYLALHQDPAASIAPGEAAIRRSLPYSAVSQEVSVYRRCLYCSGGDAGVSFVHRWNISLLAGRQNYTKIASLHPYLLNEMSLHSLPRTAESLRDMNGHKFRVTTLPNFPYTDYRRESGEPGAAVTPLDSLNGRFLDTFAAFFNFTYVMRENPTRSFGYLGADGQYSGMVGELQREEVELCMILAPTAARFEVIDYLRLEPADTLVILSLKPTLLPAHLSLLRPFTTSLWIALVACMVAWGLVLWLLQRAWRLLTQDFDITLPTALTYSWGALLEKPPDDPSINTSGQVLVGWWLVFCLIISTGFKSSLIAHLTVQGRSRTLESLQDLVEADSWRWGSEKNLFNGAPVDFFRKQKSPVMKKIYGEMELLDLEAVMNKILDGRFSLIIFKKFIQILIASKYTDSYGQTPFYMSREEFNVLACLGWGIRLGAPYLSEFVRVHAHLEDAGVVPLWTEEVIARRVKENREAARLDQDTGQGFSAQEDENEVVLGLDHLQGAFYLLFLGSCVAMVTLLLEIFLPP; from the exons ATGAGACTCTCGGGCGGTGCTGAACCAAGCGAGGAGCAGGTGGGCGTAATGGTAAGACAGGTGGTGGCGCATCATCTCCCAACCTGTCACCTGATGCTAATGACCACCTCGCCTCACTCACCTGTGTTCGCCGCCATACGCAG GCACATGAGaagtggtgttgctgtggtggtgtcctCACcagaccagcaccaccatcatatCGAGGAGGCGCTGTTCGGGGACTCCGCACTGGCGTGTCGTGGACTAATCCTTCACCTTCACGAGGGCAGCAACAACGACACTGATGCGCTCAG AATGTTGGAGAGGACGGGGCTGTGGAAGAGACCGGAAAccaaagtgttggtggtgggaggCTCGGCGCGGGTGAAGGGCGTCCTCTTACACTCCAGCCTTCGCAATACAGTCCACGGCGTGTACCTGGCCCTCCACCAAGACCCCGCAGCCTCTATCGCTCCTGGCGAGGCCGCCATCAGACGCTCGCT ACCTTATTCTGCAGTCAGTCAGGAAGTCAGCGTGTACCGGCGGTGTCTCTACTGCAGTGGCGGGGACGCGGGTGTCAGTTTCGTCCATCGGTGGAACATCTCCCTCCTCGCTGGGCGTCAAAACTACACAAAGATTGCCTCTTTGCACCCGTATCTACTGAACG AAATGTCATTGCATTCCCTGCCTCGCACCGCAGAGTCCCTGAGAGACATGAACGGACACAAGTTTCGAGTGACAACCTTGCCGAACTTCCCCTACACGGACTACAGGCGAGAGAGTGGAGAGCCCGGCGCCGCTGTTACGCCGCTGGACTCCCTCAATGGAAGGTTCCTCGACACATTCGCTGCTTTCTTCAATTTCAC GTATGTGATGCGGGAAAACCCTACCAGGTCCTTCGGGTACCTTGGCGCTGACGGGCAGTACAGCGGCATGGTTGGGGAGCTGCAGAGGGAGGAGGTCGAGCTTTGCATGATCCTTGCTCCTACCGCTGCCAGATTCGAAGTTATAGATTATCTGAGACTTGAACCTGCAGACACACTAGTGATTCTGTCCCTCAAACCCACCCTGCTGCCTGCACATCTCTCCCTGTTGAGACCTTTCACAA CCTCATTGTGGATTGCGTTGGTGGCGTGCATGGTGGCGTGGGGGTTGGTGCTGTGGCTTCTGCAGAGGGCGTGGCGGCTGCTGACTCAAGACTTTGACATCACACTCCCCACAGCGCTGACCTATAGTTGGGGTGCCCTCCTGGAGAAGCCCCCTGACGATCCGTCCATCAACACGTCAGGGCAG GTATTGGTtgggtggtggttggtgttCTGTCTCATCATCTCCACGGGTTTCAAGTCCTCCCTTATCGCTCACCTCACAGTCCAGGGCAGGTCCCGCACCCTGGAAAGCCTACAAGACCTGGTGGAGGCGGACAGCTGGCGGTGGGGGTCAGAGAAGAACCTTTTCAACGGAGCTCCAGTTGACTTTTTCAGAAAGCAGAAAAGTCCCGTGATGAAAAAGATATATGGGGAGATGGAG CTGCTGGACTTGGAAGCTGTGATGAACAAGATACTGGACGGGAggttctctctcatcatcttcaAAAAGTTCATCCAGATCCTAATCGCCTCGAAGTACACGGACAGCTACGGACAGACTCCCTTTTACATGAGCCGCGAGGAGTTTAATGTACTAGCCTGCCTCGGTTGGGGAATCAG GTTAGGAGCTCCGTACCTCAGTGAATTCGTGAGGGTCCATGCCCACCTTGAGGACGCCGGGGTGGTGCCTCTGTGGACTGAGGAGGTGATAGCTCGAAGGGTGAAGGAGAACAGGGAGGCAGCCAGGCTAGATCAAGATACTGGGCAAGGATTTAGTGCTCAG gaAGACGAGAATGAGGTGGTGCTTGGACTAGATCACCTGCAGGGCGCCTTCTACCTACTATTCCTTGGCTCATGTGTGGCCATGGTCACTCTGCTGCTGGAGATCTTTCTGCctccttga